One stretch of Labrus bergylta chromosome 24, fLabBer1.1, whole genome shotgun sequence DNA includes these proteins:
- the LOC110001334 gene encoding OX-2 membrane glycoprotein isoform X3 has translation MATSALLYFLFVSAVFHKGLNSVIQAQRNVAAAVGEQACLNCLLIQTKEVLQVTWQKILPDGERTVATDNLHFGQRVDPYFSGKVEFRDAGLQNTSILIREVTEQDEGYYRCMFNTYPDGALTATICLNVHELHEPVLHVRESNSPEEVVVSCSATGRPAPTVTITLPHQDLNFFHNTSVSVRNNNSTVTVTKTAVLSRRHGNSTQVMCTVGVFYGVHKEVFKMIPEVKKSLPDEKSGANSSSRSRTSIIISALTTCGIITAVVFLWRRHKHQNRSI, from the exons ATGGCAACCAGCGCGCTTTTATATTTCCTCTTCGTGTCTGCAGTATTTCACAAAG GTCTAAACTCTGTGATACAAGCACAGAGGAATGTGGCTGCAGCTGTGGGAGAGCAGGCCTGCTTAAACTGTCTGCTGATTCAAACCAAAGAAGTTCTTCAAGTCACCTGGCAGAAGATTCTACCTGATGGAGAGAGGACCGTCGCCACTGACAACCTGCACTTCGGTCAAAGAGTGGACCCTTACTTTAGTGGTAAGGTGGAGTTTCGAGATGCTGGACTGCAGAACACCTCCATCCTGATCAGGGAGGTGACGGAGCAGGATGAAGGCTACTATCGCTGCATGTTTAACACCTACCCTGATGGAGCTCTCACTGCTACGATCTGCCTGAACGTCCATG AGCTGCATGAACCCGTCCTACATGTGAGAGAATCAAACTCTCCTGAAGAGGTCGTTGTTTCCTGCTCGGCTACGGGTCGACCCGCCCCCACTGTGACAATAACGCTCCCTCACCAAGACTTGAACTTCTTCCACAACACTTCTGTCTCAGTCAGGAACAACAACAGTACAGTCACCGTCACTAAGACAGCTGTGCTCTCTCGTCGTCATGGCAACAGCACACAGGTCATGTGCACAGTGGGGGTCTTCTATGGCGTTCACAAAGAGGTGTTTAAGATGATTCCTGAGGTCAAAAAGTCGCTCCCTGATGAAAAGTCAGGAGCTAATAGCAGCAGTCGCA GTAGAACTTCAATCATTATATCAGCTTTAACAACCTGTGGTATCATCACTGCAGTCGTCTTTCTCTGGCGTAGACACAAACATCAGAACAG GTCCATATGA
- the LOC110001334 gene encoding OX-2 membrane glycoprotein isoform X1 has product MATSALLYFLFVSAVFHKGLNSVIQAQRNVAAAVGEQACLNCLLIQTKEVLQVTWQKILPDGERTVATDNLHFGQRVDPYFSGKVEFRDAGLQNTSILIREVTEQDEGYYRCMFNTYPDGALTATICLNVHELHEPVLHVRESNSPEEVVVSCSATGRPAPTVTITLPHQDLNFFHNTSVSVRNNNSTVTVTKTAVLSRRHGNSTQVMCTVGVFYGVHKEVFKMIPEVKKSLPDEKSGANSSSRSRTSIIISALTTCGIITAVVFLWRRHKHQNSLSHEVHMNEIPGTTDEDPQKTQESPQENVQVRLRSTPVKSEEITNTNPTPVSSRRLFE; this is encoded by the exons ATGGCAACCAGCGCGCTTTTATATTTCCTCTTCGTGTCTGCAGTATTTCACAAAG GTCTAAACTCTGTGATACAAGCACAGAGGAATGTGGCTGCAGCTGTGGGAGAGCAGGCCTGCTTAAACTGTCTGCTGATTCAAACCAAAGAAGTTCTTCAAGTCACCTGGCAGAAGATTCTACCTGATGGAGAGAGGACCGTCGCCACTGACAACCTGCACTTCGGTCAAAGAGTGGACCCTTACTTTAGTGGTAAGGTGGAGTTTCGAGATGCTGGACTGCAGAACACCTCCATCCTGATCAGGGAGGTGACGGAGCAGGATGAAGGCTACTATCGCTGCATGTTTAACACCTACCCTGATGGAGCTCTCACTGCTACGATCTGCCTGAACGTCCATG AGCTGCATGAACCCGTCCTACATGTGAGAGAATCAAACTCTCCTGAAGAGGTCGTTGTTTCCTGCTCGGCTACGGGTCGACCCGCCCCCACTGTGACAATAACGCTCCCTCACCAAGACTTGAACTTCTTCCACAACACTTCTGTCTCAGTCAGGAACAACAACAGTACAGTCACCGTCACTAAGACAGCTGTGCTCTCTCGTCGTCATGGCAACAGCACACAGGTCATGTGCACAGTGGGGGTCTTCTATGGCGTTCACAAAGAGGTGTTTAAGATGATTCCTGAGGTCAAAAAGTCGCTCCCTGATGAAAAGTCAGGAGCTAATAGCAGCAGTCGCA GTAGAACTTCAATCATTATATCAGCTTTAACAACCTGTGGTATCATCACTGCAGTCGTCTTTCTCTGGCGTAGACACAAACATCAGAACAG TCTGTCACACGAGGTCCATATGAATGAGATACCAGGAACTACAGATGAAGACCCTCAGAA GACCCAAGAGTCTCCACAGGAGAACGTACAGGTCCGACTTCGATCAACtcctgtgaagagtgaagagataacaaacacaaatccaACACCAGTTTCATCCAGGAGACTGTTTGAGTGA
- the LOC110001334 gene encoding OX-2 membrane glycoprotein isoform X2: protein MATSALLYFLFVSAVFHKGLNSVIQAQRNVAAAVGEQACLNCLLIQTKEVLQVTWQKILPDGERTVATDNLHFGQRVDPYFSGKVEFRDAGLQNTSILIREVTEQDEGYYRCMFNTYPDGALTATICLNVHELHEPVLHVRESNSPEEVVVSCSATGRPAPTVTITLPHQDLNFFHNTSVSVRNNNSTVTVTKTAVLSRRHGNSTQVMCTVGVFYGVHKEVFKMIPEVKKSLPDEKSGANSSSRSRTSIIISALTTCGIITAVVFLWRRHKHQNRTQESPQENVQVRLRSTPVKSEEITNTNPTPVSSRRLFE from the exons ATGGCAACCAGCGCGCTTTTATATTTCCTCTTCGTGTCTGCAGTATTTCACAAAG GTCTAAACTCTGTGATACAAGCACAGAGGAATGTGGCTGCAGCTGTGGGAGAGCAGGCCTGCTTAAACTGTCTGCTGATTCAAACCAAAGAAGTTCTTCAAGTCACCTGGCAGAAGATTCTACCTGATGGAGAGAGGACCGTCGCCACTGACAACCTGCACTTCGGTCAAAGAGTGGACCCTTACTTTAGTGGTAAGGTGGAGTTTCGAGATGCTGGACTGCAGAACACCTCCATCCTGATCAGGGAGGTGACGGAGCAGGATGAAGGCTACTATCGCTGCATGTTTAACACCTACCCTGATGGAGCTCTCACTGCTACGATCTGCCTGAACGTCCATG AGCTGCATGAACCCGTCCTACATGTGAGAGAATCAAACTCTCCTGAAGAGGTCGTTGTTTCCTGCTCGGCTACGGGTCGACCCGCCCCCACTGTGACAATAACGCTCCCTCACCAAGACTTGAACTTCTTCCACAACACTTCTGTCTCAGTCAGGAACAACAACAGTACAGTCACCGTCACTAAGACAGCTGTGCTCTCTCGTCGTCATGGCAACAGCACACAGGTCATGTGCACAGTGGGGGTCTTCTATGGCGTTCACAAAGAGGTGTTTAAGATGATTCCTGAGGTCAAAAAGTCGCTCCCTGATGAAAAGTCAGGAGCTAATAGCAGCAGTCGCA GTAGAACTTCAATCATTATATCAGCTTTAACAACCTGTGGTATCATCACTGCAGTCGTCTTTCTCTGGCGTAGACACAAACATCAGAACAG GACCCAAGAGTCTCCACAGGAGAACGTACAGGTCCGACTTCGATCAACtcctgtgaagagtgaagagataacaaacacaaatccaACACCAGTTTCATCCAGGAGACTGTTTGAGTGA
- the LOC110001333 gene encoding nectin-4-like, giving the protein MAQRALILSLFVLTVSQKAPAALIQTQHTVMAAVGEQACLNCQLMKSKDVHQVTWQKILPDGESNVATYNKYSKKLVNLGFQGKVELINAGLQNSSILIRNVTEEDEGCYRCMFNTYPDGALIATTCLKLYELHGPVLHVRESNFSEEAVVFCSATGRPAPTVTLNALHQKLNVSIDSFKNTNGTVTVNTTCLLRRSYDNSTQVECEVQVPSVPLKKDSVMIPAVQLSSEDGSKVDTGSNDAGITLVIAAVVTVSLVVLLFCLLCFLRRKLLNSPKSWCKNKEDPEVIKTPLPTEKPLMNRTPFMHQQNEQEGLRQRSSVKKMINFIKQASSRTPQCKKKLTL; this is encoded by the exons ATGGCGCAGCGTGCACTTATTCTCTCTTTATTTGTGCTGACAGTCTCTCAGAAAG ctccagcagctctgATACAAACTCAGCACACTGTGATGGCAGCAGTGGGAGAACAGGCCTGCTTAAACTGTCAGCTCATGAAATCTAAGGACGTTCATCAAGTCACCTGGCAGAAGATTCTACCTGATGGAGAGAGTAATGTGGCCACCTACAACAAATATTCCAAGAAACTGGTGAACCTTGGTTTTCAAGGTAAAGTGGAGTTAATTAATGCTGGACTGCAGAACAGCTCCATCCTGATCAGGAACGTGACGGAGGAGGATGAAGGCTGCTATCGCTGCATGTTTAACACCTACCCTGATGGAGCTCTCATTGCTACAACCTGCCTCAAACTCTACG AGCTGCATGGACCCGTTCTTCACGTCAGAGAATCAAACTTTTCTGAAGAGGCCGTTGTTTTCTGCTCAGCTACGGGTCGACCTGCTCCCACTGTCACATTAAACGCCCTGCATCAAAAACTCAACGTTTCTATAGAcagtttcaaaaacacaaacggtACGGTCACTGTTAACACCACATGTTTGCTGAGGCGTAGCTATGACAACAGCACACAGGTTGAATGTGAAGTTCAAGTGCCCTCCGTTCCTCTGAAGAAGGACTCTGTGATGATTCCTGCAGTCCAGCTGTCGTCTGAAGATG gttcAAAGGTCGACACTGGATCTAATGACGCTGGTATTACTCTGGTCATCGCAGCAGTTGTGACAGTCTCTTTAGTGGTTCTTCTGTTCTGTCTTCTGTGCTTTCTGAGACGAAAACTACTGAACAG CCCAAAGTCTTGGTGTAAGAACAAGGAGGATCCTGAGGTGATCAAAACACCGCTACCTACTGAGAAACCTCTCAT GAACAGAACGCCTTTCATGCATCAACAGAACGAGCAGGAGGGCCTAAGGCAGCGGTCTTCTGTTAAAAAGATGATCAACTTCATAAAACAAGCTTCATCTCGGACAccacagtgtaaaaaaaagctAACTCTTTAG
- the LOC110001336 gene encoding OX-2 membrane glycoprotein isoform X2 gives MKDMAQRALILSLFVLTVSQKAPAALIQTQHTVMAAVGEQACLNCQLMKSKDVHQVTWQKILPDRESNVATYNKYLKKLLNADFQGKVELIDAGLQNSSILIRNVTEEDEGCYRCMFNTYPDGTLIATTCLKLYELHGPVLHVRESNFSEEVIVFCSATGRPAPTVTLNVLHQKLNFSTHSFKNTNGTVTVYTTCVLRRSYDNSTQVECEVQVPSVPLKKDSVMIPAVQLSSEDGSKIDTGSDDAGITLVIAAVVIVSLVVLLFCLLCFLRRKLLNSPKSWCKNKEDPEVIKTPLPTEKPLMNRTPLMHQENEQEGLRQRTSSADKMINFIQQASSRTPQCKKTLL, from the exons ATGAAAGATATGGCGCAGCGTGCACTTATTCTCTCTTTATTTGTGCTGACAGTCTCTCAGAAAG ctccagcagctctgATACAAACTCAGCACACTGTGATGGCAGCAGTGGGAGAACAGGCCTGCTTAAACTGTCAGCTCATGAAATCTAAGGACGTTCATCAAGTCACCTGGCAGAAGATTCTACCTGACAGAGAGAGTAATGTGGCCACCTACAACAAATATTTGAAGAAACTGTTGAACGCTGATTTTCAAGGGAAAGTGGAGTTAATTGATGCTGGACTGCAGAACAGCTCCATCCTGATCAGGAACGTGACGGAGGAGGATGAAGGCTGCTATCGCTGCATGTTTAACACCTACCCTGATGGTACTCTCATTGCCACAACCTGCCTCAAACTCTACG AGCTGCATGGACCCGTTCTTCACGTCAGAGAATCAAACTTTTCTGAAGAGGTCATTGTTTTCTGCTCAGCTACGGGTCGACCTGCTCCCACTGTCACATTAAACGTCCTGCATcaaaaactcaacttttctaCACAcagtttcaaaaacacaaacggtACGGTCACTGTTTACACCACATGTGTGCTGAGGCGTAGCTATGACAACAGCACACAGGTTGAATGTGAAGTTCAAGTGCCCTCTGTTCCTCTGAAGAAGGACTCTGTGATGATTCCTGCAGTCCAGCTGTCGTCTGAAGATG gttcAAAGATCGACACTGGATCTGATGACGCTGGTATTACTCTGGTCATCGCAGCAGTTGTGATAGTCTCTTTAGTGGTTCTTCTGTTCTGTCTTCTGTGCTTTCTGAGACGAAAACTACTGAACAG CCCCAAATCTTGGTGTAAGAATAAGGAGGACCCTGAGGTGATCAAAACACCGCTACCTACTGAGAAACCTCTCAT GAACAGAACGCCTTTAATGCATCAAGAGAACGAGCAGGAGGGCCTCAGGCAGCGGACATCTTCTGCTGACAAGATGATCAACTTCATACAACAAGCTTCATCTCGGACACcacagtgtaaaaaaacactACTCTAG
- the LOC110001336 gene encoding OX-2 membrane glycoprotein isoform X4, translating into MKDMAQRALILSLFVLTVSQKAPAALIQTQHTVMAAVGEQACLNCQLMKSKDVHQVTWQKILPDRESNVATYNKYLKKLLNADFQGKVELIDAGLQNSSILIRNVTEEDEGCYRCMFNTYPDGTLIATTCLKLYELHGPVLHVRESNFSEEVIVFCSATGRPAPTVTLNVLHQKLNFSTHSFKNTNGTVTVYTTCVLRRSYDNSTQVECEVQVPSVPLKKDSVMIPAVQLSSEDGSKIDTGSDDAGITLVIAAVVIVSLVVLLFCLLCFLRRKLLNRIRRTLR; encoded by the exons ATGAAAGATATGGCGCAGCGTGCACTTATTCTCTCTTTATTTGTGCTGACAGTCTCTCAGAAAG ctccagcagctctgATACAAACTCAGCACACTGTGATGGCAGCAGTGGGAGAACAGGCCTGCTTAAACTGTCAGCTCATGAAATCTAAGGACGTTCATCAAGTCACCTGGCAGAAGATTCTACCTGACAGAGAGAGTAATGTGGCCACCTACAACAAATATTTGAAGAAACTGTTGAACGCTGATTTTCAAGGGAAAGTGGAGTTAATTGATGCTGGACTGCAGAACAGCTCCATCCTGATCAGGAACGTGACGGAGGAGGATGAAGGCTGCTATCGCTGCATGTTTAACACCTACCCTGATGGTACTCTCATTGCCACAACCTGCCTCAAACTCTACG AGCTGCATGGACCCGTTCTTCACGTCAGAGAATCAAACTTTTCTGAAGAGGTCATTGTTTTCTGCTCAGCTACGGGTCGACCTGCTCCCACTGTCACATTAAACGTCCTGCATcaaaaactcaacttttctaCACAcagtttcaaaaacacaaacggtACGGTCACTGTTTACACCACATGTGTGCTGAGGCGTAGCTATGACAACAGCACACAGGTTGAATGTGAAGTTCAAGTGCCCTCTGTTCCTCTGAAGAAGGACTCTGTGATGATTCCTGCAGTCCAGCTGTCGTCTGAAGATG gttcAAAGATCGACACTGGATCTGATGACGCTGGTATTACTCTGGTCATCGCAGCAGTTGTGATAGTCTCTTTAGTGGTTCTTCTGTTCTGTCTTCTGTGCTTTCTGAGACGAAAACTACTGAACAG AATAAGGAGGACCCTGAGGTGA
- the LOC110001336 gene encoding OX-2 membrane glycoprotein isoform X3 has protein sequence MAQRALILSLFVLTVSQKALIQTQHTVMAAVGEQACLNCQLMKSKDVHQVTWQKILPDRESNVATYNKYSKKLVNLGFQGKVELINAGLQNSSILIRNVTEEDEGCYRCMFNTYPDGALIATTCLKLYELHGPVLHVRESNFSEEVVVFCSATGRPAPTVTLNVLHHKLNFSTHSFKNTNGTVTVNTTCLLMRSYDNSTQVECEVQVPSVPLKKDSVMIPAVQLSSEDGSKVDSGSDDADITLVIAAVVIVSLVVLLCSSVRRKLLNRFPFNSHLGVRTRSTLR, from the exons ATGGCGCAGCGTGCACTTATTCTCTCTTTATTTGTGCTGACAGTCTCTCAGAAAG CTCTGATACAAACTCAGCACACTGTGATGGCAGCAGTGGGAGAACAGGCCTGCTTAAACTGTCAACTCATGAAATCTAAGGACGTTCATCAAGTCACCTGGCAGAAGATTCTACCTGACAGAGAGAGTAATGTGGCCACCTACAACAAATATTCCAAGAAACTGGTGAACCTTGGTTTTCAAGGTAAAGTGGAGTTAATTAATGCTGGACTGCAGAACAGCTCCATCCTGATCAGGAACGTGACGGAGGAGGATGAAGGCTGCTATCGCTGCATGTTTAACACCTACCCTGATGGAGCTCTCATTGCTACAACCTGCCTCAAACTCTACG AGCTGCATGGACCCGTTCTTCATGTCAGAGAATCAAACTTTTCTGAAGAGGTCGTTGTTTTCTGCTCAGCTACGGGTCGACCTGCTCCCACTGTCACATtaaacgtcctgcatcacaaactcaacttttctacACAcagtttcaaaaacacaaacggtACAGTCACTGTTAACACCACATGTTTGCTGATGCGTAGCTATGACAACAGCACACAGGTTGAATGTGAAGTTCAAGTGCCCTCCGTTCCTCTGAAGAAAGACTCTGTGATGATTCCTGCAGTCCAGCTGTCGTCTGAAGATG gttcAAAGGTCGACTCTGGATCTGATGACGCTGATATTACTCTGGTCATCGCAGCAGTTGTGATAGTCTCTTTAGTGGTTCTTCTGTGCTCTTCTGTGAGACGAAAACTACTGAACAG atttcCATTCAACTCACATCTTGGTGTAAGAACAAGGAGCACCCTGAGGTGA
- the LOC110001336 gene encoding OX-2 membrane glycoprotein isoform X1, whose amino-acid sequence MKDMAQRALILSLFVLTVSQKAPAALIQTQHTVMAAVGEQACLNCQLMKSKDVHQVTWQKILPDRESNVATYNKYLKKLLNADFQGKVELIDAGLQNSSILIRNVTEEDEGCYRCMFNTYPDGTLIATTCLKLYELHGPVLHVRESNFSEEVIVFCSATGRPAPTVTLNVLHQKLNFSTHSFKNTNGTVTVYTTCVLRRSYDNSTQVECEVQVPSVPLKKDSVMIPAVQLSSEDGSKIDTGSDDAGITLVIAAVVIVSLVVLLFCLLCFLRRKLLNSPKSWCKNKEDPEVIKTPLPTEKPLMNRTTLMLQQNEQEGLRQRTPPADKMINFKQQASSRTPQCKKTQTL is encoded by the exons ATGAAAGATATGGCGCAGCGTGCACTTATTCTCTCTTTATTTGTGCTGACAGTCTCTCAGAAAG ctccagcagctctgATACAAACTCAGCACACTGTGATGGCAGCAGTGGGAGAACAGGCCTGCTTAAACTGTCAGCTCATGAAATCTAAGGACGTTCATCAAGTCACCTGGCAGAAGATTCTACCTGACAGAGAGAGTAATGTGGCCACCTACAACAAATATTTGAAGAAACTGTTGAACGCTGATTTTCAAGGGAAAGTGGAGTTAATTGATGCTGGACTGCAGAACAGCTCCATCCTGATCAGGAACGTGACGGAGGAGGATGAAGGCTGCTATCGCTGCATGTTTAACACCTACCCTGATGGTACTCTCATTGCCACAACCTGCCTCAAACTCTACG AGCTGCATGGACCCGTTCTTCACGTCAGAGAATCAAACTTTTCTGAAGAGGTCATTGTTTTCTGCTCAGCTACGGGTCGACCTGCTCCCACTGTCACATTAAACGTCCTGCATcaaaaactcaacttttctaCACAcagtttcaaaaacacaaacggtACGGTCACTGTTTACACCACATGTGTGCTGAGGCGTAGCTATGACAACAGCACACAGGTTGAATGTGAAGTTCAAGTGCCCTCTGTTCCTCTGAAGAAGGACTCTGTGATGATTCCTGCAGTCCAGCTGTCGTCTGAAGATG gttcAAAGATCGACACTGGATCTGATGACGCTGGTATTACTCTGGTCATCGCAGCAGTTGTGATAGTCTCTTTAGTGGTTCTTCTGTTCTGTCTTCTGTGCTTTCTGAGACGAAAACTACTGAACAG CCCCAAATCTTGGTGTAAGAATAAGGAGGACCCTGAGGTGATCAAAACACCGCTACCTACTGAGAAACCTCTCAT GAACAGAACGACTTTAATGCTTCAACAGAACGAGCAGGAGGGCCTCAGGCAGCGGACACCTCCTGCTGACAAGATGATCAACTTCAAACAACAAGCTTCATCTCGGACACcacagtgtaaaaaaacacaaactctttag